A region of Geobacillus sp. 46C-IIa DNA encodes the following proteins:
- the cysK gene encoding cysteine synthase A, giving the protein MKLYDSILDLIGGTPIVKLRRLPDPNGADVYMKLESFNPGGSVKDRPAWEMIRRAEAEGKIAPGESTIIEPTSGNTGIGLAMVCAARGYRCIITMPDNATVERVKILKAYGAEVHLTPAEKRMQGAIDEANRLAREIPGSFIPMQFENPANPDAHRHTTAVEIYEAFDGRLDAFVLTAGTGGTVTGTGEELKKRIPNLRIYVVEPYGSPVLSGGKPGPHKIPGTGPGFIPSILNRSIYDDIFLIKDEDAQQMARELAAKEGILVGASAAASAYYAIKVAKQLPKGARVLCMAPDSGERYLSSDLFAD; this is encoded by the coding sequence GTGAAACTGTATGACTCGATTTTAGACTTAATTGGCGGCACGCCGATCGTGAAGTTGCGGCGCCTTCCGGATCCGAACGGGGCGGATGTATATATGAAGCTCGAATCGTTTAACCCCGGCGGCAGCGTCAAGGATCGACCGGCTTGGGAAATGATTCGCCGCGCCGAGGCGGAAGGGAAAATTGCGCCGGGAGAAAGCACGATCATTGAACCGACGTCCGGCAACACCGGCATCGGTTTGGCGATGGTATGCGCCGCTCGCGGTTATCGCTGCATCATCACGATGCCAGATAACGCGACGGTCGAACGGGTGAAAATTTTAAAGGCATACGGAGCAGAAGTGCATTTGACGCCGGCGGAGAAACGGATGCAAGGAGCGATCGACGAGGCGAATCGGCTCGCTCGCGAAATCCCGGGCAGCTTTATTCCGATGCAGTTTGAAAATCCGGCCAATCCGGACGCACATCGGCATACGACGGCGGTGGAAATTTACGAAGCGTTCGATGGACGGCTCGATGCGTTCGTGCTCACCGCTGGCACCGGGGGAACGGTGACGGGAACGGGGGAAGAATTGAAAAAACGGATTCCCAATTTGCGCATTTATGTCGTCGAACCGTACGGCTCGCCCGTCTTGTCGGGCGGCAAGCCGGGGCCGCATAAAATTCCCGGCACAGGTCCGGGGTTTATCCCAAGCATTTTAAACCGTTCGATTTATGACGACATTTTTTTGATCAAAGATGAAGATGCCCAGCAGATGGCACGCGAACTGGCGGCGAAGGAAGGCATATTGGTCGGCGCCTCGGCTGCTGCGAGCGCCTATTACGCCATCAAAGTGGCCAAGCAGCTCCCGAAAGGCGCCCGCGTCCTTTGCATGGCGCCTGATTCGGGCGAACGGTACTTGTCGTCGGATTTATTCGCTGATTAA
- a CDS encoding histidine kinase N-terminal domain-containing protein: MASAAQQLVTHLETHLPSFLAYWRQHMKIADDDKYIDRVEQNSLAMFALVKEALLRSLSGETVERLANKIAKERAEMNAGIGTLVYNVNLGRRLIIKHALTAPLPITELAPLVDHMNELFDQFLFHAVKKYNELKEAELHEKNILIARSHQDRLTLLGQMSSSFVHEFRNPLTAIIGFIQLLKFEHPHLPYLDIIDHELQQLKFRISQFLHASRKEIVESEKETFSLRQLLEEIIDFLYATIVDSDVDISLSIDESIHIFAYKDQIRQVLVNILLNSIEAVKEKEKPRRIKIAARSQNGTVTVEIANNGPAIPANIVETIFEPFFTTKKLGTGIGLYICKKVIEDHGGEISCSSDANMTTFSIRLPV, encoded by the coding sequence TTGGCATCTGCCGCACAGCAGCTCGTCACCCATTTAGAAACTCATCTGCCCAGCTTCCTTGCCTATTGGCGGCAACATATGAAAATTGCCGACGATGATAAATACATTGACCGCGTTGAACAAAACAGCTTGGCAATGTTTGCGCTAGTCAAAGAAGCGCTGCTGCGGTCGCTGTCCGGTGAGACAGTCGAACGGCTGGCCAACAAAATTGCCAAGGAACGGGCGGAAATGAACGCCGGCATCGGCACCCTCGTCTACAACGTAAATTTAGGGCGGCGGTTGATCATCAAGCACGCGTTAACCGCACCATTGCCGATCACTGAGCTGGCTCCGCTCGTCGACCATATGAACGAGCTGTTTGATCAATTTTTATTTCATGCCGTCAAGAAATATAACGAACTGAAGGAAGCGGAGCTGCACGAGAAAAATATATTGATCGCTAGGTCGCACCAAGATCGACTGACCTTGCTCGGACAAATGTCGTCCAGTTTTGTTCACGAATTTCGCAATCCGCTGACAGCCATTATCGGCTTTATCCAACTGTTAAAATTTGAGCATCCTCACTTGCCATATTTAGACATTATCGACCATGAGCTGCAGCAGCTGAAATTTCGCATTTCGCAATTTCTGCATGCCTCGCGCAAAGAAATTGTTGAGAGCGAAAAGGAAACGTTTTCGCTGCGCCAACTGTTAGAGGAAATCATAGATTTTTTATACGCAACGATCGTCGACAGCGATGTCGACATTTCGTTGTCGATCGATGAATCCATACATATTTTTGCCTATAAAGATCAGATTCGCCAAGTATTAGTAAACATTTTGCTCAACTCGATCGAAGCGGTGAAAGAAAAGGAAAAACCGCGCCGCATCAAGATCGCTGCCCGCTCTCAGAACGGAACGGTCACTGTCGAAATCGCCAACAACGGTCCAGCGATCCCCGCCAATATCGTCGAGACCATTTTTGAGCCGTTTTTTACGACAAAAAAATTAGGGACGGGCATCGGCCTTTACATTTGCAAAAAAGTGATTGAAGACCATGGCGGGGAAATCAGCTGTTCGTCTGATGCCAATATGACGACCTTCTCCATCCGGCTGCCTGTATAG
- a CDS encoding spore coat protein has product MKAAGTHETLELHELLMFKNTCLAKSMAMRQMVSDPQLKSLIEQDIQKTTQHIRDLQNLLS; this is encoded by the coding sequence ATGAAAGCGGCAGGAACGCACGAAACACTCGAGTTGCACGAGCTGCTGATGTTCAAAAACACATGCCTCGCCAAAAGCATGGCCATGCGGCAAATGGTAAGCGACCCGCAACTGAAATCGCTCATCGAGCAAGACATTCAAAAAACAACGCAGCATATCCGCGACTTGCAAAACTTATTATCGTAA
- a CDS encoding spore coat protein, which produces MQATMTPTGVLNDQMIAADYLIGAKSAIKGCAMAIAEAATPEVRNTLKQHLNDAIAFHEQISQYMVNKGYYHPTNVQEQLRMDIQAAQQVLQSAGR; this is translated from the coding sequence ATGCAGGCAACAATGACGCCGACCGGCGTATTAAATGATCAAATGATCGCCGCCGATTATCTCATTGGGGCGAAAAGTGCGATCAAAGGGTGCGCGATGGCCATTGCCGAAGCGGCAACCCCGGAAGTGCGCAATACGCTGAAGCAACATTTAAATGACGCGATTGCGTTTCATGAGCAAATTAGCCAGTATATGGTCAACAAAGGGTACTACCATCCGACCAACGTTCAAGAGCAGTTGCGTATGGATATACAAGCAGCGCAACAAGTGCTGCAATCAGCCGGACGCTAG
- a CDS encoding S8 family peptidase: MNRRLTIWAAISAVVVLAVVTAIRFNRPATERNTPAPPRFEPFDIKDARTHPTVIALDSLGAGEQLKQQLNEHPRVREIRHNRRGDRSHYFDNEIVVRFRTAPADRDIQQMEAAIAGRLVKRLDHVFVFRSHERTYEEMRRYFRAIPAVDYCEPNYIYMQNALPWPTEGPNDSFYARYQWNLPAIYTEAGWTLSRGRQTVPVAVIDSGVDVTHPDLARRLGPGYNVLADNRSPDDENGHGTHVAGIIASQPNNGEGVAGMTWFNPIMAVKVLNADGYGTSIDVAKGIRWAVDRGAKVINLSLGNYQPSSVLEEAIRYAHAHDVVLVAASGNDSTSQPSFPAAYPEVISVGAVDPDLSYALYSNYGDYVDVVAPGTNIASTFAGHRYAALSGTSMAAPHVTALAALIRSINPRLTNDEVRRIIIQSADDLGDRGKDPHYGYGLINVYRALELAKQ; this comes from the coding sequence ATGAATCGCCGATTGACGATATGGGCAGCCATTAGTGCAGTCGTAGTTTTGGCCGTCGTCACTGCCATCCGTTTCAACCGGCCGGCGACCGAAAGAAACACCCCAGCCCCGCCGCGGTTTGAGCCGTTTGACATAAAAGACGCGCGCACCCACCCAACCGTCATCGCCTTAGACAGCCTCGGCGCAGGGGAACAGCTGAAACAACAGTTGAACGAGCACCCGCGCGTTCGGGAAATCCGCCATAACCGCCGTGGCGACCGAAGCCACTATTTTGATAACGAAATCGTCGTCCGTTTCCGGACGGCGCCTGCGGACCGCGACATTCAGCAAATGGAGGCGGCCATTGCCGGACGGCTTGTCAAGCGGCTTGACCATGTGTTTGTGTTCCGTTCGCACGAGCGGACATATGAGGAAATGCGCCGCTATTTCCGCGCGATTCCGGCGGTCGATTATTGCGAGCCGAACTACATTTACATGCAAAATGCCCTTCCGTGGCCAACGGAAGGGCCGAACGATTCGTTTTATGCCCGTTATCAATGGAATTTGCCAGCCATTTATACGGAAGCCGGCTGGACGTTGTCGCGCGGCAGACAAACCGTGCCTGTCGCCGTGATCGACAGCGGTGTCGATGTAACCCATCCAGATTTGGCGCGCCGCCTCGGTCCGGGGTACAACGTATTGGCCGACAACCGCTCTCCGGATGACGAAAACGGCCATGGCACCCATGTTGCCGGCATCATTGCTTCGCAGCCAAATAATGGCGAAGGGGTCGCCGGCATGACATGGTTTAACCCGATCATGGCTGTCAAGGTGTTAAACGCTGACGGCTATGGGACTAGCATTGATGTAGCAAAAGGAATCCGCTGGGCGGTCGACCGCGGAGCGAAAGTCATCAATTTAAGCCTTGGCAATTACCAGCCGTCCTCGGTGCTCGAGGAAGCGATCCGCTACGCTCATGCCCATGACGTCGTGCTTGTGGCGGCTTCCGGCAATGACAGCACGTCCCAGCCGAGCTTTCCGGCCGCTTACCCGGAAGTGATCAGTGTCGGAGCGGTAGACCCGGATCTTTCGTATGCGTTGTACTCCAACTATGGTGATTATGTAGATGTCGTCGCGCCCGGGACGAACATTGCCAGCACGTTTGCCGGACACCGGTACGCAGCCCTTTCCGGCACGTCGATGGCCGCGCCGCACGTCACTGCGCTCGCCGCCTTAATTCGCTCTATCAACCCGCGCCTTACAAACGACGAGGTGCGCCGCATTATTATTCAGAGCGCCGACGATTTAGGCGACCGCGGAAAAGACCCGCATTACGGCTATGGGCTTATTAACGTCTACCGCGCGCTCGAGCTGGCGAAACAGTGA
- a CDS encoding YitT family protein, with the protein MVMRKIMAIVGGSVLLGIGINVFLVPHHLLDGGMIGLGLIAKYGWHVQAGLTMIILSVPLYLAAWFYYRPFFYNSLHGLLFSSWMIDVLSVLRGLVTLDPLLSAVIGGGLVGAGIGLMLREETSTGGTDLLAQFIAKWTGWNVGVIIFLIDACIISVGSLMIDSVPFIYSFVVVTVVGAVTTMLTSEKTMGM; encoded by the coding sequence ATGGTGATGAGAAAAATAATGGCAATCGTTGGGGGGAGCGTGTTGCTTGGCATCGGCATCAACGTCTTTTTAGTTCCCCATCATTTGCTTGACGGGGGGATGATCGGCCTTGGGCTGATCGCCAAATATGGCTGGCACGTTCAAGCAGGCCTGACGATGATCATCTTAAGCGTTCCTCTTTATTTGGCGGCTTGGTTTTATTATCGTCCGTTTTTTTACAACAGCTTGCACGGCCTTCTTTTCTCGTCATGGATGATTGACGTATTGTCGGTTTTGCGCGGCCTTGTTACACTGGACCCGCTCTTGAGTGCAGTCATCGGCGGGGGGCTCGTCGGCGCAGGCATCGGCTTGATGCTGCGCGAAGAGACAAGCACGGGCGGCACTGATTTGCTCGCTCAGTTTATCGCCAAATGGACGGGTTGGAACGTCGGAGTCATTATCTTTCTCATTGACGCCTGCATTATTTCCGTCGGAAGCCTCATGATTGACTCGGTGCCGTTTATTTATTCGTTTGTTGTCGTCACGGTCGTCGGAGCGGTGACGACAATGTTAACGAGCGAAAAAACGATGGGGATGTAA
- a CDS encoding twin-arginine translocase TatA/TatE family subunit, which produces MNIGFGEIALIVFFALLIFGPKKLPELGQAAGKTLREFKNATKGIIDDDETTKAQK; this is translated from the coding sequence ATGAACATCGGCTTTGGGGAAATTGCGCTCATCGTCTTTTTCGCTTTGTTGATTTTTGGTCCGAAAAAGCTGCCGGAATTGGGACAAGCAGCCGGGAAAACGTTGCGTGAATTTAAAAATGCAACAAAAGGCATCATCGACGACGACGAGACGACAAAAGCACAAAAATAA
- a CDS encoding H-type small acid-soluble spore protein — MELLRAKRIAEAGEIVPVTYEGKPVIIQHVDEEQEMARIYFADEPEREQDVPVRLLEER, encoded by the coding sequence ATGGAGTTGCTCCGGGCAAAACGGATTGCCGAGGCTGGGGAGATCGTTCCGGTGACGTATGAAGGAAAGCCGGTGATCATTCAACACGTCGATGAAGAGCAGGAAATGGCGCGCATTTATTTCGCCGATGAGCCGGAACGCGAGCAAGATGTGCCGGTACGCCTGCTCGAGGAGCGATAA
- a CDS encoding acyltransferase family protein → MKERDYYFDNAKCALMLLVVFGHFLRPYIDSVLWVHSLYTWIFFFHMPAFIFISGYFAKKFHERGYLQKITKKLLFPYILFQLLYSVYYFFLYDKRSLELDLLTPHWSLWFLLSLFSWNVLLLWFGRLPKRMALPLALLLGLAGGMMEAEKWLSLSRTLTFFPFFLLGFFFEKPAIERLFAASMRLVSLVVLAGMFLLIHFGFPDLPQDWLYGSKSYDTLGVSEPAGIVSRLAIYGASLLMMFSFLSFIPGRRFSFSVLGARTFYIYILHGFILKYLHETPFPDFIMDVHGYPLLLALSAAVMLILGSKPVIRLVRPLLEWRLPKWRQTAS, encoded by the coding sequence GTGAAGGAGCGGGACTATTATTTTGACAACGCGAAGTGTGCGTTAATGCTCCTTGTCGTGTTTGGCCACTTTCTGCGCCCGTACATTGACAGCGTCTTATGGGTGCACAGCTTGTATACGTGGATTTTCTTTTTCCATATGCCGGCGTTCATTTTCATCTCCGGCTATTTCGCCAAAAAGTTCCATGAGCGCGGCTACTTGCAAAAAATCACAAAAAAGCTGCTGTTTCCGTATATTTTGTTTCAACTTCTATATTCCGTCTATTATTTCTTTTTGTATGACAAGCGGTCGCTTGAGCTCGATTTATTGACCCCGCACTGGAGCTTATGGTTTTTGCTTAGCCTGTTCAGTTGGAACGTCTTGTTGCTATGGTTCGGCCGGCTGCCAAAGCGAATGGCGCTGCCGCTCGCGCTTTTGCTTGGGCTCGCCGGCGGCATGATGGAAGCGGAAAAATGGCTGAGCTTGTCAAGAACGCTCACGTTTTTCCCATTCTTTTTGCTCGGGTTTTTCTTCGAAAAACCGGCAATCGAGCGCTTGTTTGCCGCATCGATGCGCCTCGTTTCGCTAGTCGTGCTTGCCGGCATGTTTTTGCTCATTCACTTTGGCTTTCCAGATTTGCCGCAAGATTGGCTGTACGGTTCAAAGTCATACGATACGCTTGGCGTCTCCGAACCGGCCGGCATCGTGAGCCGTCTTGCCATTTACGGGGCGAGCTTGCTGATGATGTTCAGCTTCTTATCGTTCATCCCGGGACGGCGCTTCTCTTTTTCCGTGCTGGGAGCGCGCACGTTTTACATCTATATCTTGCACGGGTTTATTTTAAAATATTTGCACGAAACGCCGTTCCCTGATTTTATTATGGATGTGCACGGCTATCCGCTTCTGCTTGCACTATCGGCCGCCGTGATGCTCATCCTCGGGAGCAAACCGGTCATTCGGCTCGTGCGGCCGCTTTTGGAATGGCGGTTGCCAAAATGGCGACAGACAGCATCGTAG
- the thiE gene encoding thiamine phosphate synthase yields MARIASEEMKERLAVYFIMGSQNSERPAADVLKEALDGGVTLFQFREKGANALKGAEKEALARQLQRLCRAYGVPLIVNDDVELAIAIDADGVHVGQDDEDARRVREKIGDKILGVSAHNVEEARAAIEAGADYIGVGPIYPTHSKDDASEAQGPGVLRHLREQGIAIPIVAIGGITVDNATAVIEAGADGVSVISAIASAPAPKAAAAALAAAVRAARPR; encoded by the coding sequence ATGGCGCGCATTGCGAGCGAGGAGATGAAAGAGCGGCTTGCCGTTTACTTTATTATGGGAAGCCAAAACAGTGAACGCCCGGCCGCCGATGTGCTCAAAGAGGCGCTTGACGGCGGCGTGACGCTGTTTCAATTTCGCGAAAAAGGAGCTAATGCCTTAAAAGGGGCGGAAAAAGAAGCGCTGGCTCGGCAGCTGCAGCGCCTTTGCCGCGCGTATGGCGTGCCGTTGATCGTCAACGATGATGTTGAGCTGGCCATCGCCATTGATGCCGACGGCGTCCACGTCGGTCAAGACGATGAAGACGCACGGCGCGTGCGGGAGAAGATCGGCGATAAAATTCTTGGCGTTTCGGCGCATAATGTCGAAGAGGCGAGAGCGGCCATCGAAGCGGGCGCCGACTACATCGGCGTCGGTCCGATTTACCCGACACACTCAAAGGACGATGCGAGCGAAGCGCAAGGTCCCGGCGTTCTCCGCCACCTGCGCGAACAAGGAATCGCGATCCCGATTGTCGCCATCGGCGGCATTACGGTTGACAATGCAACAGCGGTCATTGAAGCCGGAGCGGATGGCGTGTCAGTCATTAGCGCCATCGCTTCCGCTCCAGCGCCAAAAGCGGCGGCTGCAGCGTTGGCAGCGGCGGTGCGGGCCGCCCGCCCGCGCTAA
- the thiD gene encoding bifunctional hydroxymethylpyrimidine kinase/phosphomethylpyrimidine kinase, with protein sequence MTVYKALTIAGSDSGGGAGIQADLKTFQELGVFGMSAITAVTAQNTLGVQGVYPLSAEAVAAQIESVAADLGADAVKTGMLFSADIIRTVAEQVKKHGWERLVVDPVMIAKGGAPLLQEEAVAALKEALLPLAFVITPNIPEAEALTGIAIRTMDDRREAARLLHRMGARYVVIKGGHDDEGEETVDLLYNGSEFSYFKSKRIDTRHTHGTGCTFAAAVAAELAKGRHPVDAVGTAKSFVQAAISQPLGIGQGHGPTNHWAYRQYGE encoded by the coding sequence ATGACGGTGTATAAAGCGTTGACGATTGCCGGGTCGGACAGCGGCGGCGGCGCCGGCATTCAAGCGGACTTAAAAACGTTTCAAGAGCTTGGCGTCTTTGGCATGTCGGCGATTACGGCGGTGACCGCACAAAACACGCTCGGTGTGCAAGGCGTCTACCCGCTTTCGGCTGAAGCGGTGGCCGCACAAATTGAATCGGTTGCGGCCGACTTGGGCGCGGATGCGGTTAAAACCGGGATGCTGTTTAGCGCTGATATCATCCGCACCGTTGCGGAACAAGTGAAAAAGCACGGTTGGGAGCGGCTTGTCGTCGACCCGGTGATGATCGCTAAAGGCGGCGCCCCGCTGTTGCAGGAAGAGGCGGTGGCAGCGCTGAAAGAGGCGCTGTTGCCGCTGGCGTTTGTCATTACGCCGAACATTCCCGAAGCGGAAGCGTTGACCGGCATCGCCATTCGCACGATGGATGACCGCCGGGAAGCGGCGCGCCTTCTCCACCGCATGGGCGCCCGCTATGTCGTCATTAAAGGCGGCCATGACGATGAGGGTGAGGAGACGGTTGACTTATTATATAACGGCAGCGAATTTTCGTATTTCAAAAGCAAGCGGATTGACACGCGCCATACGCACGGAACCGGCTGCACGTTCGCCGCAGCGGTGGCGGCGGAGCTGGCAAAAGGAAGACATCCGGTCGATGCCGTCGGGACGGCGAAATCGTTCGTGCAGGCGGCGATCTCCCAGCCGCTCGGCATCGGCCAGGGCCACGGGCCGACGAACCATTGGGCATATCGGCAATACGGGGAGTGA
- the thiM gene encoding hydroxyethylthiazole kinase: protein MDNWHEWAELLERVREANPLVHNITNVVVTNFTANGLLALGASPVMAYAKEEVAEMAKLAGALVLNIGTLNATEVEAMLIAGRAANEAGVPVIFDPVGAGATSYRTETTRRIAEQIKLAAVRGNAAEIANMIGEPWMIKGVDAGEGSGDVVALAKRAAAKLGTVVAITGKEDVVTDGQAAYLIRNGHPLLTKVTGTGCLLTSVVGAFAAVEPDVVKAAVAALAYYGVAAEQAAAEAEKHGPGSFQAAFLDALARIGADDVKRDGRVEQR, encoded by the coding sequence ATGGACAACTGGCATGAATGGGCGGAATTGCTTGAGCGAGTGCGAGAGGCGAACCCGCTCGTCCATAATATCACGAATGTCGTCGTGACGAATTTTACGGCGAACGGACTGCTAGCGCTTGGCGCTTCGCCGGTGATGGCGTATGCGAAAGAGGAAGTGGCCGAGATGGCGAAGCTTGCCGGGGCGCTTGTGTTGAATATCGGAACGTTGAACGCGACGGAAGTCGAGGCGATGCTTATTGCCGGCCGGGCGGCTAATGAGGCTGGCGTGCCGGTGATTTTCGATCCGGTCGGCGCCGGAGCGACCAGCTACCGAACGGAGACGACGCGCCGCATCGCCGAACAGATCAAACTCGCGGCCGTGCGCGGCAATGCAGCGGAGATCGCCAATATGATCGGTGAACCGTGGATGATTAAAGGGGTCGATGCTGGCGAAGGAAGCGGGGACGTGGTCGCCTTGGCCAAACGGGCGGCCGCCAAGCTTGGCACCGTTGTGGCGATTACCGGAAAAGAAGATGTCGTCACCGATGGACAGGCAGCATATTTGATCCGCAACGGCCATCCACTGTTGACGAAAGTGACGGGAACAGGCTGTTTGCTAACGTCGGTAGTTGGCGCGTTTGCCGCCGTTGAGCCGGATGTTGTGAAGGCGGCGGTGGCGGCGCTGGCGTATTACGGGGTTGCGGCTGAACAGGCGGCCGCCGAAGCCGAAAAACACGGCCCGGGCAGCTTTCAGGCGGCGTTTTTGGACGCCTTGGCTCGCATTGGCGCCGATGATGTGAAGCGGGATGGACGGGTCGAACAACGGTGA
- a CDS encoding glycosyltransferase family 2 protein, with protein sequence MSDPILAIVVPCYNEEEVLPETIGRLRALREELIEERLISPKSALLFVDDGSRDSTWKLIYKASLRYPEVKGLKLARNAGHQNALLAGLLAAKAHADCLVSIDADLQDDLSAIREFVQKFREGYDIVYGVRRRRDTDTWFKRHTAQGFYRLMKMFGVDLVYNHADYRLMSRRAVDALEQFGEVNLFLRGIVPLLGFRSASVYYDRKERLAGKTKYPLKKMIAFALDGVTSFSITPIRFISLIGFVSFVVSLIFGAYFLFLKWAGHTQTGWTSLITSIWLLGGLQLIALGLIGEYIGKIYKETKRRPRYIIDLDLWNWPLPQRLSPAAPTDKPDAAEWTRP encoded by the coding sequence ATGTCTGACCCGATATTGGCCATTGTCGTGCCGTGCTATAATGAGGAGGAAGTGCTGCCTGAGACAATCGGCCGCTTGCGGGCATTGCGCGAAGAGCTGATCGAAGAGCGGCTCATTTCGCCAAAAAGTGCGCTTCTGTTCGTCGATGACGGCAGCCGCGACAGCACGTGGAAGCTCATTTACAAGGCGAGCTTGCGCTACCCGGAAGTGAAGGGGCTGAAACTAGCGCGCAATGCCGGCCATCAAAACGCGCTGTTGGCTGGACTGCTTGCGGCTAAAGCGCACGCCGATTGCCTCGTTTCAATCGACGCTGACTTGCAAGACGATTTGTCGGCCATTCGCGAGTTTGTGCAAAAGTTTCGCGAAGGCTATGATATCGTTTACGGCGTGCGCCGGCGGCGCGACACGGACACATGGTTTAAACGCCATACCGCCCAAGGATTTTATCGGTTAATGAAGATGTTTGGCGTCGACCTCGTTTACAACCATGCCGACTACCGCCTCATGAGCCGGCGCGCTGTTGACGCGTTGGAACAGTTTGGGGAAGTGAACTTGTTTTTGCGCGGCATCGTCCCGCTCCTTGGTTTCCGGTCAGCGTCCGTTTATTACGATCGGAAGGAGCGGCTGGCCGGGAAAACGAAATATCCGTTGAAAAAAATGATCGCTTTTGCGCTCGATGGCGTGACATCGTTCAGCATCACGCCGATCCGTTTCATTTCGCTCATTGGGTTCGTTTCTTTTGTCGTCAGTCTGATATTTGGCGCGTATTTTCTTTTTTTAAAGTGGGCCGGGCATACGCAAACAGGCTGGACATCGCTGATCACGTCGATTTGGCTGTTGGGCGGATTGCAGCTCATCGCGCTTGGGCTGATCGGTGAGTATATCGGGAAAATTTACAAAGAAACGAAGCGGCGGCCGCGTTATATCATTGATTTAGATTTATGGAACTGGCCGCTGCCGCAGCGGCTGTCGCCGGCAGCGCCGACTGACAAGCCGGATGCCGCGGAATGGACGCGGCCGTAG